GCGACTTTTAATATGTGAGAGATCGCTTTGCGCATCGCTGCTCCGCAGCAATGAGCGGTGCTGCGCACCCGCTAGCGCAAAGCTGGCCGCCACAGCTTAGGTACGGCCCCGGTCTTTTTGCCGGGATCGCCGGCTTTTCGCTCTCGCGGTACCACTGTACCGCTTCGGGCTCCAAAGCCTGGCGCTGCAGGCAAAAATCCTCGGGGTATCATGGCGTGGCATGGGTAGGGCTTCAGGCTCCAGCGAGGCCACCGCCGACAAAAATACGCGCAGTGGAATGGGTTGGAGGCTATGGGCTCCAGAGCCTGGCGCTGCTCTTTTCCTTTATTTAGGAAAAGGGAAAGGGGTCGGGAAAACATATGTTTTCCCGTGAAGGAAGGCAGTGAGTCCTCGAGCGTCGGAAAGCCGTGGGTTTCCGAGGAGGCAAAATTCCTCGGGGTTTCATAGTGTGGGTGTGGTAGCAGGAATTTCTCCATTCCCTTATTCCCTTAACACCTTATTCCCTTGAATTTTCGCCTTTTACTCCATATATATAGAGCGGTATGGGTGTGCGGACGGCAAGTAGCGAGGAAAGATAATATTTGGTATAGTTCCAGTACCATGAATTTCCTAAAGAATCTCTTCCCGGATCCTGCAACAAAGGACCGTAAGAAGTTGGAACCAATAGTAGCCACGATTAACGCCCTCGAGGACTCTTTTGCGAGCCTCTCGGATGAGGGACTCCGCATGAAGACCCTTGAACTCCAGGGCCAGCTTTCCGCAGGGAAGACCACAAATGATATTCTCCCTGAGGCGTTCGCGCTTGCCCGTGAGGCAAGTAAGCGTACTCTTGGACTCCGCCAGTTTGATGTGCAGATGATCGGTGGCATCATTCTCAATAATGGTGGCATTCCCGAAATGCGCACAGGTGAAGGAAAAACACTCGTTGCAACTGCACCGGTCTATTTGAATGCACTCACAGGAAAGGGCGTCCATGTCGTGACCGTCAATGACTACCTCGCTCGTCGTGACGCTGTATGGATGGGTCAGGTGTATAACGCACTCGGTCTCTCTGTTGCAGTCATCAATCACGATTCTTCATATCTCTATGATCCCTCACATGTCGAGGAGGATAAGGAGCGTGATGAGGTAGGCTCATTCCGCGTCGTTTATGATTTCTTGCGTCCCTGCTCTCGCTCTGAGGCATATGGTGCAGACATTACCTATGGAACGAACAGTGAGTTCGGTTTTGATTATCTTCGAGATAATATTAGTTATGATGCGCGTGAGCTGAGGCAGCGCGGACACCATTTTGCTATCGTTGACGAGGTGGACTCCATTCTTATCGATGAGGCACGTACCCCACTTATCATTTCTGCTCCTGCGCAGGAGTCGGATGAGTTTTATGGCCAGTTCGCTGCAATCGCGGCGCAACTTGAACCTGAGACGCACTACACGATTGACGAGAAAAATAAGGCTATTCAGCTAACTGATGAGGGTATTACTCGTGCTGAGGAGCTTTTAGGTGTTGAAAATATCTATACTGAGCGCGGTATTAAGCATGTGCATCACCTTGAGACTGCTGTGCGTGCAAAGGCACTCTTCCTAAATAATCGCGAGTATGTGGTGAAGAATGGAGAGGTTATTATTGTGGATGAGTTCACGGGGCGTATGCAGCCAGGGCGTCGTTGGTCAGAAGGTCTTCATCAGGCGATTGAGGCGAAGGAACACGTTTCAGTGCAGCGCGAGAGTCGCACAATGGCCTCGATCACCTACCAGAACTACTTCAAGCTTTACGATAAGCTTTCAGGTATGACCGGAACGGCCGAGACGAGCGCGGAGGAATTTGAGAAGATCTATAATCTTCGTGTGATTCCTGTTCCTCCAAATAAGCCATCAGGTCGCGTTGACTTGAATGACCATATCTTCCAGACAGAGAAGGGAAAGTTCATGGCAATCGCACGAAGAGTGAAAGAGCTCCATGAGAAGGGCCAACCAGTTTTGATCGGTACCGTGTCTGTCGAGAAGAATGAAGAACTTTCGGCATTCCTCGAAAAGGAGGGGGTTCCTCATACAGTGCTGAATGCGAAGAATCACGAGCATGAAGGAGAGATTGTTGCACAGGCGGGACGTAAGGGTGCGGTAACTATTGCAACCAATATGGCCGGTCGTGGTGTTGATATCAAACTTGGAGGAAATCCATCCACAAATGAGCAGTATGAGGAAATCATCAGCCTTGGTGGTCTTGCGGTGATTGGCACGGAGC
Above is a window of Candidatus Paceibacterota bacterium DNA encoding:
- the secA gene encoding preprotein translocase subunit SecA; this translates as MNFLKNLFPDPATKDRKKLEPIVATINALEDSFASLSDEGLRMKTLELQGQLSAGKTTNDILPEAFALAREASKRTLGLRQFDVQMIGGIILNNGGIPEMRTGEGKTLVATAPVYLNALTGKGVHVVTVNDYLARRDAVWMGQVYNALGLSVAVINHDSSYLYDPSHVEEDKERDEVGSFRVVYDFLRPCSRSEAYGADITYGTNSEFGFDYLRDNISYDARELRQRGHHFAIVDEVDSILIDEARTPLIISAPAQESDEFYGQFAAIAAQLEPETHYTIDEKNKAIQLTDEGITRAEELLGVENIYTERGIKHVHHLETAVRAKALFLNNREYVVKNGEVIIVDEFTGRMQPGRRWSEGLHQAIEAKEHVSVQRESRTMASITYQNYFKLYDKLSGMTGTAETSAEEFEKIYNLRVIPVPPNKPSGRVDLNDHIFQTEKGKFMAIARRVKELHEKGQPVLIGTVSVEKNEELSAFLEKEGVPHTVLNAKNHEHEGEIVAQAGRKGAVTIATNMAGRGVDIKLGGNPSTNEQYEEIISLGGLAVIGTERHDARRIDNQLRGRSGRQGDPGLTQFFVSLEDSLMRIFATDTIKGMLGRFGVPEDEPIATSMITKALENAQNKIEGFNFDARKHVFQYDNVINVQRQAMYARRHKLLTGELLEVEKYFIDLCGEGGEAGELALRAAEQHIAATSAEQFYTMIRRLTLQVNDMHWVDHLEMMDYSRSSVNLRAYGQRDPLVEYKREALRMYRDMEAAIAGQILEIVPRLIIDNETDEQRKAREQKAAAQRAAIEKQMAAASAPTAGESGPAHVIKKKEQGRNDPCACGSGKKYKNCHGK